A DNA window from Streptomyces sp. B21-083 contains the following coding sequences:
- a CDS encoding aldo/keto reductase, whose translation MTSETITADAAGTWKLGDLTVNRLGFGAMRLTGSAAFHLGTPSDRERSLAVLRKAVELGVNHIDTAAFYFSALRSANELINSALAPYADDLVIVTKVGPHRDYSGEWATSARPDQLRGHVEENLRQLGRDHLDVVNLRRMNQDSVAEHFGALADLREAGLIRHLGISAIEPRHLAEARAIAPVVCVQNRYALDRPDPEGDELLRLCGESGIAFVPFFAVAGGGGARGATDTHDATVLAAAREHGASPAQIRLAWSLHQGAHVLAIPGTGNPDHVVDNVAAGGLRLTDDELGRLGVSHRP comes from the coding sequence ATGACCTCGGAAACGATCACCGCGGACGCCGCGGGCACCTGGAAACTCGGCGATCTCACCGTCAACCGGCTCGGATTCGGAGCCATGCGGCTCACCGGCAGCGCGGCTTTCCACCTCGGCACGCCCAGTGACCGCGAACGGTCGCTGGCCGTGCTGCGGAAGGCCGTCGAACTCGGCGTCAACCACATCGACACCGCCGCCTTCTACTTCTCCGCGCTGCGCTCCGCCAACGAACTGATCAACAGCGCCCTGGCGCCGTACGCGGACGACCTCGTCATCGTCACCAAGGTCGGCCCCCACCGCGACTACTCGGGAGAGTGGGCGACCTCGGCCCGCCCCGACCAACTGCGCGGACACGTCGAGGAGAACCTCCGCCAGCTCGGCCGCGACCACCTCGACGTGGTCAACCTGCGCCGGATGAACCAGGACTCCGTCGCCGAGCACTTCGGTGCGCTCGCCGACCTGCGCGAGGCGGGCCTGATCCGTCACCTCGGCATCTCCGCCATCGAGCCGAGACACCTCGCCGAGGCGCGGGCGATCGCCCCGGTGGTCTGCGTGCAGAACCGGTACGCACTCGACCGTCCCGACCCCGAGGGCGACGAACTCCTGCGGCTGTGCGGGGAGTCGGGCATCGCCTTCGTACCCTTCTTCGCCGTCGCGGGCGGCGGCGGAGCGAGGGGCGCCACCGACACCCACGACGCCACGGTGCTCGCCGCCGCCCGCGAACACGGCGCGAGCCCCGCCCAGATCCGGCTCGCCTGGAGTCTCCACCAGGGGGCGCATGTGCTCGCCATCCCGGGCACGGGCAATCCCGATCACGTCGTGGACAACGTGGCGGCGGGCGGACTACGGCTGACGGACGACGAGTTGGGCCGCCTCGGCGTCTCACATCGCCCGTAA
- a CDS encoding RICIN domain-containing protein gives MPTPRTALLTATAALAAAVAAPAPPALAAADPTAGTYYLQSATTGLNAADDAGAVEQHRPKGNEDHQQWTLRASGTSYLLESTDTAGSCLGRSGDNARTVACTSADAAWEITPSGTDQYTLKAPGTTRYLTVAAKPSGANYPDQLAIGGSGGLAAWYLTPVAPTVAPMPPADQRTLDQVTFLTAHNAYANGVDGGFAPPFVNFVPNQSRGINQQLTDGVRGFMLDIHQTPDGAILCHNSCTLVGSPVALWVDLQRMVDFLKQNPTQVVTVFLEDYVDPGVLRGELARVNGLSDVLYRPDQTGVRQNGWPKVADLIAANDRLLIFTDHSRSADQAAGLTRDTFGVMYQREWTVENYWSMGGGLGTSDWSCYSRWYGADSNTPLTRTEGAFTPLFVMNHFRDVAIANTAATDNTKLADRAQRFCRPAARKKPNFLAVDRYDLGNSASAVATLNTYVYP, from the coding sequence ATGCCGACCCCCCGCACCGCACTGCTCACCGCAACAGCCGCACTGGCGGCGGCAGTTGCCGCGCCCGCACCGCCCGCCCTGGCCGCCGCCGACCCGACCGCCGGGACCTACTACCTCCAGAGCGCGACCACCGGACTCAACGCCGCCGACGACGCCGGAGCCGTCGAACAGCACAGGCCCAAGGGCAACGAGGACCACCAGCAGTGGACGCTGCGCGCGAGCGGAACCTCCTACCTCCTGGAGAGCACCGATACCGCGGGCAGCTGTCTCGGCCGCTCCGGTGACAACGCCAGGACCGTCGCCTGCACCAGCGCCGACGCGGCCTGGGAGATCACCCCGTCCGGCACCGACCAGTACACCCTCAAGGCGCCGGGGACCACCCGTTATCTGACGGTCGCCGCCAAGCCGTCCGGCGCCAACTACCCCGACCAGCTGGCCATCGGCGGCTCGGGCGGGTTGGCCGCCTGGTACCTCACCCCGGTCGCCCCCACCGTCGCCCCGATGCCGCCCGCCGACCAACGCACCCTGGACCAGGTCACGTTCCTCACCGCCCACAACGCCTACGCCAACGGTGTCGACGGCGGCTTCGCCCCGCCCTTCGTCAACTTCGTCCCCAACCAGTCACGTGGCATCAACCAGCAACTCACCGACGGTGTACGCGGGTTCATGCTGGACATCCACCAGACCCCCGACGGTGCGATCCTCTGCCACAACAGCTGCACCCTCGTCGGCAGCCCCGTCGCCCTCTGGGTCGACCTCCAGCGCATGGTCGACTTCCTCAAGCAGAACCCCACCCAGGTGGTCACCGTCTTCCTGGAGGACTACGTCGACCCGGGCGTCCTGCGCGGCGAACTCGCCCGCGTCAACGGCCTGTCGGACGTCCTCTACCGTCCCGACCAGACCGGCGTCCGGCAGAACGGCTGGCCGAAGGTCGCCGACCTGATCGCCGCCAACGACCGGCTGCTCATCTTCACCGACCACAGCCGCTCCGCCGACCAGGCCGCCGGGCTCACCCGGGACACCTTCGGGGTGATGTACCAGCGCGAGTGGACCGTCGAGAACTACTGGTCCATGGGCGGCGGCCTCGGCACCTCCGACTGGTCCTGCTACAGCCGCTGGTACGGCGCCGACTCCAACACCCCGCTCACCCGCACCGAGGGCGCCTTCACACCCCTCTTCGTCATGAACCACTTCCGGGACGTGGCGATCGCCAACACGGCGGCGACCGACAACACCAAACTCGCCGACCGGGCCCAGCGGTTCTGCCGGCCCGCCGCCCGCAAGAAGCCCAACTTCCTTGCCGTGGACCGCTACGACCTCGGAAACTCCGCCTCGGCGGTCGCCACGCTCAACACCTACGTCTACCCGTAA